The following coding sequences are from one Rathayibacter sp. SW19 window:
- a CDS encoding energy-coupling factor transporter transmembrane component T encodes MSTGESAGLGAGTGRGTVTDPYQARSDATPRRFLYGLNPLATLAAVLPVIVAALFTRNVATPFALTVLGVVILLVGVRLSLKALILLLVALPAFVCVLTVSFGVWTDPAMVADTPVVVRLGGFQLYAGALEVGLATALRLAVLIVLALACSLATQGADFVRSAVRYLRVPYRIGYTVLAAYRFVPRFGRELEVIRQAHRVRGSAGGRGPIGAIRRGFGSVVPLLAAAIRHAERVALAMDARAFGAYPTRTERHEVPLRLCDGVAIAVFWLVAAGIFVLTADLR; translated from the coding sequence ATGAGCACGGGCGAGAGCGCGGGTTTGGGTGCGGGCACCGGCAGGGGAACGGTGACCGACCCGTATCAGGCACGATCGGATGCTACGCCCCGGCGGTTCTTGTACGGCCTGAATCCGCTGGCCACGCTCGCCGCAGTGCTGCCGGTCATCGTGGCTGCACTGTTCACCCGCAACGTCGCCACGCCGTTCGCGCTCACGGTGCTTGGAGTGGTCATCCTGCTCGTCGGAGTGCGTCTGAGCCTGAAAGCGCTGATCCTGCTACTGGTCGCACTGCCGGCGTTCGTCTGCGTTCTGACGGTGAGTTTCGGGGTCTGGACCGATCCGGCCATGGTTGCCGACACTCCTGTGGTGGTGCGACTTGGTGGATTCCAGCTGTACGCGGGCGCTCTCGAGGTGGGCTTGGCCACGGCTCTGCGCCTGGCCGTGCTGATCGTGCTCGCGTTGGCCTGCTCGCTGGCGACGCAGGGGGCGGACTTCGTGCGGTCGGCAGTCCGTTACCTGCGCGTTCCATACCGAATCGGCTACACGGTGCTCGCGGCCTACCGTTTCGTGCCCCGGTTCGGCCGCGAACTGGAGGTGATCCGGCAGGCGCACCGCGTGCGCGGCTCGGCGGGCGGGCGTGGGCCGATCGGCGCCATCCGACGCGGATTCGGCTCGGTGGTTCCGCTGCTGGCCGCCGCGATTCGGCATGCCGAACGGGTCGCCCTGGCGATGGATGCGCGCGCGTTCGGTGCATACCCCACTCGCACGGAGCGTCATGAGGTGCCGCTGCGCCTGTGCGACGGTGTCGCCATTGCCGTTTTCTGGCTGGTGGCTGCGGGGATCTTCGTGCTGACGGCGGACCTGCGGTAG
- a CDS encoding 4'-phosphopantetheinyl transferase family protein codes for MSSTNGEARAAESGATGFKLAVLAADRSLGIAWADPGAWRADAPALALLSQRERTRYAAFTRPEAAHSFALGRALIRELVAYVSAVPADAVRVDAMCPTCGGPHGKPIIAAPIAARGRIHVSVSRCVGVVVAAATTAGPIGVDVEPADTGKDRISGVRSIAPAPPGIDAESAEATLRRWTAIEAVLKADGRGLTLDPSNVTFYRTASAADPAIAADATGGAVTAQIGDERARYAVTHPQIDWAFVVGIAVAQRGGGSAGSAWSTSHRSKKSSSGASE; via the coding sequence GTGTCTTCCACAAATGGCGAGGCCCGAGCCGCCGAGTCTGGTGCGACAGGCTTCAAACTGGCTGTGCTCGCGGCGGACCGATCCCTCGGCATTGCGTGGGCAGATCCCGGCGCCTGGCGAGCGGATGCCCCAGCATTGGCTCTCTTGAGCCAGCGCGAGCGCACACGCTACGCCGCGTTCACTCGACCGGAAGCCGCACACAGCTTTGCGCTCGGCAGAGCACTCATCAGGGAACTCGTCGCCTATGTGTCGGCGGTGCCCGCCGACGCAGTGAGGGTCGACGCGATGTGCCCGACTTGCGGCGGGCCGCACGGGAAGCCGATCATCGCGGCTCCCATTGCTGCGCGCGGGCGCATCCACGTGAGCGTGTCACGATGCGTGGGCGTCGTCGTTGCCGCCGCGACCACGGCAGGGCCGATCGGGGTCGACGTCGAGCCTGCAGACACCGGCAAGGACCGCATTTCCGGCGTCCGGTCGATCGCACCCGCCCCGCCCGGCATCGACGCAGAATCCGCTGAGGCAACGCTGCGCCGGTGGACGGCGATCGAGGCCGTGCTGAAAGCCGACGGGCGCGGGCTGACACTCGATCCATCAAACGTCACCTTTTACCGCACGGCGAGCGCGGCTGACCCGGCAATCGCGGCTGACGCGACCGGTGGTGCGGTAACGGCGCAGATCGGTGACGAGCGCGCTCGCTACGCGGTGACGCATCCGCAGATCGACTGGGCGTTCGTGGTTGGGATCGCCGTGGCTCAGCGCGGCGGCGGGAGCGCCGGAAGCGCGTGGTCGACCAGCCACCGGTCGAAGAAGTCGTCCAGTGGTGCGTCG